In Syntrophales bacterium, the following proteins share a genomic window:
- a CDS encoding citrate:proton symporter, which yields MALLGLITMIALLAVILTKRLTPLAALIAVPIIGALVGGFGVISLGKFIVQGIQNIAPVVAMFIFAIIFFGVLTDAGMFDPIIERILRIVGNNPTKIVVGSALLAMLVHLDGSGAVTFLITLPPLIPLYEKLKMDKRVLACVVALGAGTMNIVPWGGPTLRAATSLQVSVTDLYNPVIPAQLCGLLFVLLVAFWLGRREAKRLGAFEVNGMPDIEYKRELTEEEKALRRPKLFWFNIALTCFVIAGLIWGKVSPAVVFMVGATLALVVNYPNISIQRQRVDAHAKAALMMASILLAAGSLMGIMKGTGMITAMAKSAVQFVPQGFATHIPVIMALVSMPLSLLFDPDSFYFGFLPVVAEVAKAAGVPVLQVGQAAIIGQMTTGFPISPLTPSTFLLLGMTNVDLGEHQKFTFIYAYLTTLVMAIVSVLLGLYPL from the coding sequence ATGGCACTACTCGGCCTTATAACAATGATAGCTCTTTTGGCGGTGATACTTACAAAAAGACTAACACCACTGGCGGCTCTTATTGCAGTTCCAATCATTGGTGCCCTCGTAGGTGGTTTTGGCGTAATTTCCCTGGGTAAATTTATCGTTCAAGGAATACAAAATATTGCGCCAGTTGTGGCTATGTTTATTTTCGCCATAATATTTTTTGGGGTTTTAACGGACGCAGGCATGTTCGATCCAATAATCGAAAGGATTTTGCGGATCGTAGGAAACAATCCTACAAAAATAGTTGTTGGAAGTGCCTTGCTGGCTATGTTAGTTCACCTCGATGGATCGGGAGCGGTTACCTTTCTCATCACCCTGCCACCGTTAATACCTCTATACGAGAAACTCAAAATGGACAAAAGGGTCCTGGCATGCGTTGTTGCCCTTGGAGCAGGGACTATGAACATCGTCCCGTGGGGAGGCCCAACCCTGAGGGCAGCTACGTCACTGCAAGTTTCTGTCACTGATCTCTACAATCCCGTGATACCCGCTCAACTGTGTGGTCTCCTGTTTGTACTGTTGGTTGCTTTTTGGCTGGGGAGAAGGGAGGCAAAGCGTCTTGGAGCTTTTGAAGTTAATGGGATGCCGGATATCGAATATAAAAGGGAATTGACAGAGGAAGAAAAAGCTCTGAGAAGGCCGAAACTTTTTTGGTTCAACATAGCTTTGACCTGCTTTGTGATTGCAGGGTTGATTTGGGGCAAAGTTTCTCCCGCGGTGGTTTTCATGGTTGGTGCTACACTGGCACTTGTCGTTAATTATCCAAACATAAGCATCCAGCGACAGCGAGTGGATGCCCATGCCAAGGCGGCACTCATGATGGCAAGTATTCTTCTGGCCGCGGGATCGTTGATGGGCATTATGAAAGGAACGGGCATGATTACTGCTATGGCCAAGTCGGCGGTTCAGTTTGTACCTCAAGGTTTCGCAACCCATATACCTGTCATTATGGCCCTTGTGTCTATGCCCCTGAGTTTGTTGTTCGACCCAGATTCTTTCTACTTCGGTTTTCTCCCCGTTGTAGCAGAGGTAGCTAAAGCGGCAGGTGTCCCTGTTCTCCAGGTAGGACAGGCAGCGATTATAGGTCAAATGACAACAGGATTTCCTATAAGTCCACTTACCCCATCGACGTTCTTGCTCCTGGGTATGACTAATGTTGACTTGGGAGAACACCAAAAGTTTACATTCATCTACGCTTATTTAACGACATTAGTGATGGCAATTGTTTCCGTACTGTTAGGTCTATATCCCCTTTGA